A genomic region of Gossypium hirsutum isolate 1008001.06 chromosome D01, Gossypium_hirsutum_v2.1, whole genome shotgun sequence contains the following coding sequences:
- the LOC107938631 gene encoding F-box/LRR-repeat protein At3g59250, translating to MLDTPNLAYFKYGNLVIAGHPLENLKSINSAFIQSAFSNFRNYATTLFRGISNVHSLVLTYNSLKICDYYREQSSCEYADLLINVKWSSSMDKGLEILLSSSPELEKLACHQEVLSKLPEKVAYCLLSKLKVMEILGFRNDKDVIEKAKYILKNVGALQKLTIRTLSNISKAKKLKISEVLLSSPRESKHCCILIV from the exons ATGCTTGATACCCCAAATCTAGCTTACTTCAAATACGGTAACCTTGTAATAGCAGGGCATCCACTGGAGAATCTGAAATCTATTAACAGCGCTTTTATTCAATCGGCATTCTCCAATTTTCGAAATTATGCAACAACATTATTTAGAGGGATCAGTAATGTCCATTCACTAGTTCTGACATATAATTCTCTCAAG ATATGTGATTATTATCGTGAACAGTCGAGTTGTGAATATGCTGATCTTCTGATAAATGTTAAATGGTCAAGTTCAATGGATAAAGGACTTGAAATTTTACTGTCAAGTTCGCCTGAACTCGAAAAACTTGCCTGTCATCAG GAAGTTCTCAGCAAGCTGCCCGAAAAAGTGGCTTATTGTTTGTTGTCTAAACTAAAGGTAATGGAAATTTTAGGCTTTAGAAACGATAAAGATGTTATTGAGAAGGCAAAGTATATCCTAAAGAATGTTGGAGCTCTACAGAAGTTGACTATACGTACACTATCAAACATTTCTAAAGCAAAAAAATTGAAGATATCAGAAGTGTTGTTGAGTTCACCAAGGGAATCAAAGCATTGCTGCATCTTGATTGTTTGA
- the LOC107938632 gene encoding aspartic proteinase nepenthesin-1: protein MARIPVFTIAILLFFIASFQASSATSKPTGLSMKLIRRDLLFPGNLTTFQRIRRLVQLSVRAQNFDFFPSRNQSEDNVLVRLPIGRVPESYAYVVEFKIGSQFHPVKLLMVTGSSLIWTQCEPCIQCYPQKVPIYDSRTSTSYSKLPCTHELCQGENNRFRCYNNECVYNIQYGATSRCNSPRTKGVASFEAF, encoded by the coding sequence ATGGCTCGAATCCCCGTTTTCACCATTGCTATACTACTCTTCTTCATAGCTTCTTTTCAAGCCTCTTCTGCAACTTCCAAACCTACTGGTCTAAGCATGAAGCTCATCCGAAGGGACTTATTGTTCCCTGGAAACCTCACTACATTCCAAAGAATAAGAAGATTGGTGCAACTTTCAGTTAGAGCTCAAAATTTCGATTTTTTTCCGAGTCGAAATCAATCAGAGGATAATGTCCTAGTACGTTTACCTATAGGTCGTGTTCCTGAGAGTTATGCATATGTGGTCGAGTTTAAAATCGGAAGCCAGTTCCATCCGGTGAAGTTGCTGATGGTTACAGGAAGTAGTCTGATTTGGACACAGTGTGAGCCTTGCATACAATGCTACCCGCAGAAGGTCCCCATTTACGATTCTCGAACTTCCACGAGCTACAGCAAGCTTCCATGCACTCATGAACTTTGTCAAGGCGAAAACAATCGGTTCAGGTGTTATAATAATGAATGTGTCTACAACATACAATATGGTGCTACATCTCGGTGTAATTCACCTAGAACCAAAGGTGTTGCATCTTTCGAAGCATTCTAG